The following are from one region of the Pocillopora verrucosa isolate sample1 chromosome 3, ASM3666991v2, whole genome shotgun sequence genome:
- the LOC131786790 gene encoding uncharacterized protein yields MSGFIFAQLLNLEHHKSCKEIQEQIPAAISGVYEIYPLTDADPIKVYCERDIAGGGFTFLPQSLTLKSDAQQIVDSLFKDKKNVLLKLKKNVDDSEWYTLIQPHPNYVDINFGVLVNNFFGYTEPKNAFMQKYIFIGIVPKSMANKKTTQGFRSNGIIVQFGNCDANPNSFFALFPNHHDQLPSDYAEKSGFENSGIAVNWRSHAKAVTNGSLKMLNEFFFLTEMHFGGCGCYTSSDRWKKFGYNATAIGIR; encoded by the exons ATGAGTGGATTTATCTTCGCTCAGCTTCTGAATCTTGAG CATCACAAGAGCTGCAAGGAAATCCAAGAACAGATTCCGGCGGCCATCAGTGGTGTGTACGAAATCTATCCTCTGACCGATGCTGATCCTATTAAGGTATACTGTGAACGGGACATTGCTGGAGGTGGCTTCACTTTCCTTCCTCAAAGTCTTACTTTGAAATCAGATGCTCAGCAGATCGTCGATTCCCTCTTCAAAGACAAGAAAAACGTTTTGCTGAAGTTGAAGAAAAACGTCGATGACAGTGAGTGGTACACTTTGATTCAGCCCCACCCGAATTACGTTGACATCAATTTTGGCGTCTTAGTGAACaacttctttggttacaccGAACCAAAAAACGCCTTCATGCAGAAATACATATTCATTGGCATCGTCCCTAAATCAATggcaaataagaaaacaaccCAGGGTTTCAGATCTAATGGCATCATAGTACAGTTTGGGAACTGCGATGCCAATCCCAACAGCTTCTTTGCACTTTTTCCGAACCATCATGACCAATTACCATCTGATTATGCCGAGAAGTCAGGATTTGAAAACAGCGGAATCGCAGTAAACTGGCGTTCCCATGCCAAAGCTGTGACTAATGGTAGTCTGAAAATGCTAAATGAGTTCTTTTTCCTAACAGAAATGCATTTTGGTGGTTGTGGGTGCTACACCTCAAGCGACCGTTGGAAGAAGTTTGGTTATAACGCCACTGCCATCGGAATTCGTTAG
- the LOC131786762 gene encoding uncharacterized protein — MTKKPLRLSFLFALIQEIIVALYPLTENNTVLVGYAFQQFCARDWFNCVQACHDEPGCISYNYEISASANGLCELNHCGVEELSYRNRLLIYSFGFVYQKIRKGKQCLLKSCREIQQKDPKAKSGARTIQPLPNAKPTKVYCEFDIAGGGFTFLPHSLTFRSDAQKIVDSLFKDKRNVLLKLKTRVNGSESYTWIQPHPNFIKKDFGVLVNNFSGYTTPLNRDMGKYIFLRILPKSIAKKSYEMQRFKSNGKIIQFENCGWNPDSLFAFLLNPNGRTCKSYASNLKCKEKDVAAQWRSTAKPVTFPELKMPQEFFFLTELHFGGGGCYISNDRYFRFNATAIGIR, encoded by the exons ATGACCAAGAAACCTTTGcgtttgtcttttctttttgcactGATTCAAGAGATTATAGTGGCGCTGTATCCATTAACAGAAAACAACACTGTCTTGGTAGGCTATGCCTTTCAACAATTCTGCGCTAGAGACTGGTTTAACTGTGTTCAGGCCTGCCATGATGAGCCAGGATGTATCTCTTACAACTATGAGATATCAGCGAGCGCTAATGGTTTGTGTGAGTTAAACCATTGTGGAGTTGAAGAATTAAGCTACAGAAATCGGCTACTTATCTACTCCTTTGGATTTGTGTATCAGAAAATAAGGAAAGGAAAG CAATGTCTTCTCAAGAGCTGTCgagaaattcaacaaaaagaCCCTAAGGCGAAAAGTGGCGCACGTACAATTCAGCCTCTACCAAATGCTAAACCCACCAAAGTATACTGTGAATTCGACATTGCAGGGGGTGGCTTCACTTTCCTTCCTCATAGCCTCACTTTTAGATCAGATGCTCAGAAGATTGTCGACTCCCTCttcaaagacaaaagaaacGTTTTGCTAAAGTTGAAGACCAGAGTAAATGGCAGCGAGTCGTACACTTGGATTCAGCCCCATccaaatttcatcaaaaaagaTTTTGGTGTTCTGGTCAACAACTTTTCTGGGTACACTACACCACTGAACCGTGACATGGGGAAATACATCTTTCTTCGCATCCTTCCTAAATCAATTGCAAAGAAGAGTTACGAGATGCAGCGTTTCAAATCCAACGGAAAAATTATCCAATTTGAAAACTGCGGCTGGAATCCTGACAGCTTATTTGCGTTTCTGCTAAACCCAAATGGTCGAACATGCAAGAGCTACGCTTCGAatttaaaatgtaaagaaaaagatgTTGCCGCACAGTGGCGATCTACGGCAAAACCCGTTACGTTTCCCGAACTCAAAATGCCgcaagaatttttctttttgacggaGCTTCATTTTGGAGGCGGTGGTTGTTATATTTCTAATGACCGCTATTTCAGATTTAACGCTACAGCCATTGGAATCCGCTAA
- the LOC131786779 gene encoding uncharacterized protein: protein MTDQLLRFTFLLALIQGPITLALHPSTENNHILVGYAFKQFFSRDWLNCIQACHDESRCISYNYERSASADGLCELNHCGVEELSYRDRLLIYSTGFVYQQIRRRKHHKSCKEIQEQIPAATSGVYEIYPLTDADPIKVYCERDVAGGGFTFLPQSLTLKSDAQQIVDSLFKDKKNVLLKLKKNVDDSEWYTLIQPHPNYVDINFGVLVNNFFGYTEPKNAFMQKYVFLGILPKSKANKKTTQGFRSNGIIVQFGNCDANPNSFFALFPNHHHQLPSDYSEKSGFENSGIAVNWRSHAKAVTNGSLKMPNEFFFLTELHFGGCGCYTSSDRWKKFGYNATAIGIR from the exons ATGACCGACCAACTTTTACGTTTCACCTTTCTCCTGGCGCTCATTCAAGGGCCGATCACTTTGGCACTGCATCCATCGACAGAAAATAACCACATATTGGTAGGCTATGCCTTCAAACAGTTCTTTTCCAGAGACTGGTTAAACTGTATTCAAGCCTGCCATGATGAGTCAAGGTGCATCTCATACAATTATGAGAGATCAGCGAGCGCCGATGGTTTGTGTGAGTTAAACCATTGTGGAGTTGAAGAATTGAGCTACAGAGATCGGCTTCTTATTTACTCCACGGGGTTCGTATACCAGCAAATAAGGAGACGAAAG CATCACAAGAGCTGCAAGGAAATCCAAGAACAGATTCCAGCGGCCACCAGTGGTGTGTACGAAATCTATCCTCTGACCGATGCTGATCCTATTAAGGTATACTGTGAACGGGACGTTGCTGGAGGTGGCTTCACTTTCCTTCCTCAAAGCCTTACTTTGAAGTCAGATGCTCAGCAGATCGTCGATTCCCTCTTCAAAGACAAGAAAAACGTTTTGCTGAAGTTGAAGAAAAACGTCGATGACAGTGAGTGGTACACTTTGATTCAGCCCCACCCGAATTACGTTGACATCAATTTTGGCGTCTTAGTGAACaacttctttggttacaccGAACCAAAAAACGCCTTCATGCAGAAATACGTATTCCTTGGCATCCTCCCTAAATCAAAggcaaataagaaaacaaccCAGGGTTTCAGATCTAATGGCATCATAGTACAGTTTGGGAACTGCGATGCCAATCCCAACAGCTTCTTTGCACTTTTTCCGaaccatcatcaccaattacCATCTGATTATTCCGAGAAGTCAGGATTTGAAAACAGCGGAATCGCAGTAAACTGGCGTTCCCATGCCAAAGCTGTGACTAATGGTAGTCTGAAAATGCCAAATGAGTTCTTTTTCCTAACAGAACTGCATTTCGGTGGTTGTGGGTGCTACACCTCAAGCGACCGGTGGAAGAAGTTTGGTTATAACGCCACTGCCATCGGAATTCGTTAG